A window of the Megalopta genalis isolate 19385.01 chromosome 2, iyMegGena1_principal, whole genome shotgun sequence genome harbors these coding sequences:
- the LOC117219350 gene encoding solute carrier family 35 member F5 isoform X3, with protein sequence MSCSVELRQRRQQGMVEDPHKLAAMMNKSQRLVLGLLVLLLVDIIWVSSSELTKSTFQYIYREAAFEKPFFSTYVKTSMFTLYLLGLCFWPPWRDQCNKPATYMFIDPNVEDDNFYSEANTSLSDPTFVPIKTPDHCDRSSGTESDDSSIRSVRFSKLAEVRHMSETDATEALLARLSYQASLRAGEHWFMANYTYQISLAKTEAGVVTVLSSTSSLFTLFLAAFFPSNGGDKFTLSKLVAVSISIFGLVLVGLSDLTIETNRIPTGIILALVSAFFYAAYIVFLKRKVDHEDKMDIPMFFGFVGLFNLTLLWPLFFILHYGHWEAFEWPDTHQWTFLIINGLIGTVLSEVLWLWGCFLTSSLIATLAVSLIMPMSMIADVLLKKVEYPYIFYLGTVPMLLAFLTVSLLSYYDNWDPVMDLIKRIYVWICRKNRSTRMPDLEAEQTESLIGINSGEHEA encoded by the exons ATGAGCTGCTCCGTAGAACTACGACAGCGAAGACAGCAGGGGATGGTGGAGGATCCTCATAAACTAGCAGCAATGATGAATAAATCTCAAAGACTTGTACTAGGACTTTTAGTTTTACTTCTGGTAGATATAATTTGGGTCTCCAGTTCTGAATTAACTAAA tctACATTTCAGTACATTTATAGAGAAGCTGCATTTGAAAAGCCATTTTTTAGTACATATGTAAAAACATCTATGTTCACACTTTATTTGCTGGGTTTATGTTTTTGGCCACCATGGCGGGATCAGTGTAACAAACCTGCCACATATATG TTTATAGATCCTAATGTTGAAGATGATAACTTTTATTCAGAAGCCAATACAAGTCTG AGTGATCCAACATTTGTTCCAATAAAAACGCCAGATCATTGTGATCGTTCCTCAGGCACAGAAAGTGATGATTCATCAATACGTTCTGTCCGATTTAGTAAGTTAGCAGAAGTCAGGCATATGTCAGAAACTGACGCCACGGAAGCGTTATTGGCAAGACTTAGTTACCAAGCTAGCTTAAGAGCTGGGGAGCAT TGGTTTATGGCGAATTATACTTATCAGATCTCGTTAGCAAAAACCGAAGCAGGAGTTGTAACAGTATTGTCATCAACTTCTAGCTTATTCACATTATTCCTTGCTGCTTTTTTCCCGAGCAACGGAGGAGATAAATTTACACTGTCTAAGCTAGTTGCTGTATCCATCAGCATTTTTGGGCTA gTATTAGTGGGTCTTTCAGATTTAACTATAGAAACTAATAGGATACCCACTGGTATAATATTAGCGCTAGTCAGTGCATTTTTCTATGCTGCTTACATTGTATTTTTAAAGAGAAAAGTAGATCATGAGGATAAGATGGATATACCAATGTTTTTTGGTTTTGTTGGTCTTTTTAACTTGACGCTTTTATGGCCTTTATTCTTTATCCTCCATTATGGTCATTGGGAGGCATTTGAATGGCCAGATACCCATCAGTGGACATTTTTAATCATCAATGGTCTTATTGGTACCGTTTTAAGCGAAGTACTTTGGCTATG GGGTTGTTTTTTAACATCGTCCCTTATAGCAACATTGGCAGTTAGTTTAATTATGCCGATGTCGATGATAGCCGATGTACTGTTAAAGAAAGTCGAATATCCATACATTTTCTATTTAGGAACAGTTCCGATGCTTCTAGCATTTCTAACTGTGTCTCTTCTGTCCTATTATGATAATTGGGATCCAGTTATGGAtttaattaaaagaatttacgtttggatttgtagaaaaaaCAGATCAACAAG AATGCCAGATCTTGAAGCAGAACAAACCGAATCGCTGATAGGAATAAATAGCGGTGAACATGAAGCTTAA
- the LOC117219350 gene encoding solute carrier family 35 member F5 isoform X1 encodes MSCSVELRQRRQQGMVEDPHKLAAMMNKSQRLVLGLLVLLLVDIIWVSSSELTKSTFQYIYREAAFEKPFFSTYVKTSMFTLYLLGLCFWPPWRDQCNKPATYMFIDPNVEDDNFYSEANTSLSDPTFVPIKTPDHCDRSSGTESDDSSIRSVRFSKLAEVRHMSETDATEALLARLSYQASLRAGEHVRRQANKFSVQKVAKIALMFCLLWFMANYTYQISLAKTEAGVVTVLSSTSSLFTLFLAAFFPSNGGDKFTLSKLVAVSISIFGLVLVGLSDLTIETNRIPTGIILALVSAFFYAAYIVFLKRKVDHEDKMDIPMFFGFVGLFNLTLLWPLFFILHYGHWEAFEWPDTHQWTFLIINGLIGTVLSEVLWLWGCFLTSSLIATLAVSLIMPMSMIADVLLKKVEYPYIFYLGTVPMLLAFLTVSLLSYYDNWDPVMDLIKRIYVWICRKNRSTRMPDLEAEQTESLIGINSGEHEA; translated from the exons ATGAGCTGCTCCGTAGAACTACGACAGCGAAGACAGCAGGGGATGGTGGAGGATCCTCATAAACTAGCAGCAATGATGAATAAATCTCAAAGACTTGTACTAGGACTTTTAGTTTTACTTCTGGTAGATATAATTTGGGTCTCCAGTTCTGAATTAACTAAA tctACATTTCAGTACATTTATAGAGAAGCTGCATTTGAAAAGCCATTTTTTAGTACATATGTAAAAACATCTATGTTCACACTTTATTTGCTGGGTTTATGTTTTTGGCCACCATGGCGGGATCAGTGTAACAAACCTGCCACATATATG TTTATAGATCCTAATGTTGAAGATGATAACTTTTATTCAGAAGCCAATACAAGTCTG AGTGATCCAACATTTGTTCCAATAAAAACGCCAGATCATTGTGATCGTTCCTCAGGCACAGAAAGTGATGATTCATCAATACGTTCTGTCCGATTTAGTAAGTTAGCAGAAGTCAGGCATATGTCAGAAACTGACGCCACGGAAGCGTTATTGGCAAGACTTAGTTACCAAGCTAGCTTAAGAGCTGGGGAGCATGTGAGGCGACAAGCCAATAAATTTTCTGTGCAAAAAGTTGCTAAGATTGCACTTATGTTTTGTTTACTT TGGTTTATGGCGAATTATACTTATCAGATCTCGTTAGCAAAAACCGAAGCAGGAGTTGTAACAGTATTGTCATCAACTTCTAGCTTATTCACATTATTCCTTGCTGCTTTTTTCCCGAGCAACGGAGGAGATAAATTTACACTGTCTAAGCTAGTTGCTGTATCCATCAGCATTTTTGGGCTA gTATTAGTGGGTCTTTCAGATTTAACTATAGAAACTAATAGGATACCCACTGGTATAATATTAGCGCTAGTCAGTGCATTTTTCTATGCTGCTTACATTGTATTTTTAAAGAGAAAAGTAGATCATGAGGATAAGATGGATATACCAATGTTTTTTGGTTTTGTTGGTCTTTTTAACTTGACGCTTTTATGGCCTTTATTCTTTATCCTCCATTATGGTCATTGGGAGGCATTTGAATGGCCAGATACCCATCAGTGGACATTTTTAATCATCAATGGTCTTATTGGTACCGTTTTAAGCGAAGTACTTTGGCTATG GGGTTGTTTTTTAACATCGTCCCTTATAGCAACATTGGCAGTTAGTTTAATTATGCCGATGTCGATGATAGCCGATGTACTGTTAAAGAAAGTCGAATATCCATACATTTTCTATTTAGGAACAGTTCCGATGCTTCTAGCATTTCTAACTGTGTCTCTTCTGTCCTATTATGATAATTGGGATCCAGTTATGGAtttaattaaaagaatttacgtttggatttgtagaaaaaaCAGATCAACAAG AATGCCAGATCTTGAAGCAGAACAAACCGAATCGCTGATAGGAATAAATAGCGGTGAACATGAAGCTTAA
- the LOC117219350 gene encoding solute carrier family 35 member F5 isoform X2 yields the protein MSCSVELRQRRQQGMVEDPHKLAAMMNKSQRLVLGLLVLLLVDIIWVSSSELTKYIYREAAFEKPFFSTYVKTSMFTLYLLGLCFWPPWRDQCNKPATYMFIDPNVEDDNFYSEANTSLSDPTFVPIKTPDHCDRSSGTESDDSSIRSVRFSKLAEVRHMSETDATEALLARLSYQASLRAGEHVRRQANKFSVQKVAKIALMFCLLWFMANYTYQISLAKTEAGVVTVLSSTSSLFTLFLAAFFPSNGGDKFTLSKLVAVSISIFGLVLVGLSDLTIETNRIPTGIILALVSAFFYAAYIVFLKRKVDHEDKMDIPMFFGFVGLFNLTLLWPLFFILHYGHWEAFEWPDTHQWTFLIINGLIGTVLSEVLWLWGCFLTSSLIATLAVSLIMPMSMIADVLLKKVEYPYIFYLGTVPMLLAFLTVSLLSYYDNWDPVMDLIKRIYVWICRKNRSTRMPDLEAEQTESLIGINSGEHEA from the exons ATGAGCTGCTCCGTAGAACTACGACAGCGAAGACAGCAGGGGATGGTGGAGGATCCTCATAAACTAGCAGCAATGATGAATAAATCTCAAAGACTTGTACTAGGACTTTTAGTTTTACTTCTGGTAGATATAATTTGGGTCTCCAGTTCTGAATTAACTAAA TACATTTATAGAGAAGCTGCATTTGAAAAGCCATTTTTTAGTACATATGTAAAAACATCTATGTTCACACTTTATTTGCTGGGTTTATGTTTTTGGCCACCATGGCGGGATCAGTGTAACAAACCTGCCACATATATG TTTATAGATCCTAATGTTGAAGATGATAACTTTTATTCAGAAGCCAATACAAGTCTG AGTGATCCAACATTTGTTCCAATAAAAACGCCAGATCATTGTGATCGTTCCTCAGGCACAGAAAGTGATGATTCATCAATACGTTCTGTCCGATTTAGTAAGTTAGCAGAAGTCAGGCATATGTCAGAAACTGACGCCACGGAAGCGTTATTGGCAAGACTTAGTTACCAAGCTAGCTTAAGAGCTGGGGAGCATGTGAGGCGACAAGCCAATAAATTTTCTGTGCAAAAAGTTGCTAAGATTGCACTTATGTTTTGTTTACTT TGGTTTATGGCGAATTATACTTATCAGATCTCGTTAGCAAAAACCGAAGCAGGAGTTGTAACAGTATTGTCATCAACTTCTAGCTTATTCACATTATTCCTTGCTGCTTTTTTCCCGAGCAACGGAGGAGATAAATTTACACTGTCTAAGCTAGTTGCTGTATCCATCAGCATTTTTGGGCTA gTATTAGTGGGTCTTTCAGATTTAACTATAGAAACTAATAGGATACCCACTGGTATAATATTAGCGCTAGTCAGTGCATTTTTCTATGCTGCTTACATTGTATTTTTAAAGAGAAAAGTAGATCATGAGGATAAGATGGATATACCAATGTTTTTTGGTTTTGTTGGTCTTTTTAACTTGACGCTTTTATGGCCTTTATTCTTTATCCTCCATTATGGTCATTGGGAGGCATTTGAATGGCCAGATACCCATCAGTGGACATTTTTAATCATCAATGGTCTTATTGGTACCGTTTTAAGCGAAGTACTTTGGCTATG GGGTTGTTTTTTAACATCGTCCCTTATAGCAACATTGGCAGTTAGTTTAATTATGCCGATGTCGATGATAGCCGATGTACTGTTAAAGAAAGTCGAATATCCATACATTTTCTATTTAGGAACAGTTCCGATGCTTCTAGCATTTCTAACTGTGTCTCTTCTGTCCTATTATGATAATTGGGATCCAGTTATGGAtttaattaaaagaatttacgtttggatttgtagaaaaaaCAGATCAACAAG AATGCCAGATCTTGAAGCAGAACAAACCGAATCGCTGATAGGAATAAATAGCGGTGAACATGAAGCTTAA